CAGCGAGAACGACAAGCTCCGCCAGCGAGGTGTTCCAGACGGTCACCGCGAGATAGACACCGATGCCGAGGGTCAAGGTAATGAGCAGGTCGCCGCCCTGATAGAGCCCCCTGACGGGCGAGTTCCCTGATAACCAAGGCCTTGCGCAAGTGCCTGAGGAGAAGTCCCATCTCACCGACCAGGCTGTCATAGCGGTGCATTGTCTTCAACGGCTTGATGTTGCTCATCAAGTCGGTGACGAAGCCAGTGAGGTCGGACGTCCGGCCGCCGCGCTCGTAGCCGGCTTTCTTGGTGATCGTCACCAGCCGCCCGAGCGAGCCGGCAATAGCCGCTCCGACAATCAGGCCGACAATAGCCACTCTCCAATCGATCAAGAAGGCGGCAATCGTGTAGATGACACCCTGGATGGCAAAGGCCATAGTCTGGGCCGCCACAAAGTAGGCCGTTCCAGCCATGGTGGCATCGCCGCTCATGACGTTGGCAACGCGGCCGGCTGGCAATTGCGTGTAGAAGCTCCAGCGCGCACCGAACAATGCCTTGATGAGCCGCCGTCTAAGTCCGGTGGACACGCGGGCGACCGTATAGCCAGCGTAAGACAAGGCGATGAATAACAATATCGTCTTCAGTGTGAAGAATACCAAGACGAGGAGAATGAGATTGGAAAGATTGGGCGTAACCCCCAGCGTCGCCATGAAATTGTGAATGAAGATTACGGCCGGTGAGCTGCCGCCGGACTCAAGT
This genomic stretch from Nordella sp. HKS 07 harbors:
- a CDS encoding ABC transporter ATP-binding protein produces the protein MFLAAEGARPWAVLLCLLLSGFTEVVGIAALLPTIQSISNQGLESGGSSPAVIFIHNFMATLGVTPNLSNLILLVLVFFTLKTILLFIALSYAGYTVARVSTGLRRRLIKALFGARWSFYTQLPAGRVANVMSGDATMAGTAYFVAAQTMAFAIQGVIYTIAAFLIDWRVAIVGLIVGAAIAGSLGRLVTITKKAGYERGGRTSDLTGFVTDLMSNIKPLKTMHRYDSLVGEMGLLLRHLRKALVIRELARQGALSGRRPAHYLDPRHRCLSRGDRLEHLAGGACRSRCRLLPGDYHHQQAAEDGADGGGT